A stretch of DNA from Ricinus communis isolate WT05 ecotype wild-type chromosome 4, ASM1957865v1, whole genome shotgun sequence:
TGCTCAGATGTTGCCTGGAAGGATTGGAAAACAGTGTAGAGAGAGATGGCACAACCATCTTAGGCCTGATATCAAAGTTAGcatctcctttttccttttgtctTTTTGGGTTTAGGTTCATCTTTTTGCTGCCATTAAGAAAAGCTTAACTAGAATCTCACATGTGTGTATTGTTCATAACCATATGGCATATAGCTAGTGCGCTTTCTTGTAGGTGCATATTAATCATATGTAAACAGAGATTGTTACTTGTTTGAAGTTATGCCCCAATCATATTATCTGCAGCTTTGGACCCATTTTTTCTGAAACATCAGCCAAAAAGCAAGTAGAAACAAAATCTGTTGGTTAAAGAATAATGGGGTTTAACAAGAATCATGCATGCATGACAAATAAATATGACTTGGCACATAAAGATTGGTATAAAGATGATAACGATGCCAgttcatttttcttgatttttcttttctttgagcAGAAGGATGTATGGAGTGAAGAGGAGGATAAGGTACTCATAAAAGCCCACGCAGAGATTGGAAACAAATGGGCAGAAATTGCTAAAAGGTTGCCAGGAAGAACTGAAAACTCAATCAAAAATCACTGGAATGCAACAAAAAGGAGGCAATATTCAAAGAGAAAGTGCAGATCTAAGTACCCCAGAGGGTCACTCCTTCAAGATTATATCAAGAGCTTGAACTTGGACCCTTGCCCTGGAAGATCATATAATCAAGGGAAAAGCTGTGCGACTGACCATGCTATTGCTTCAGATCTTAATAATACAATGAAATTAGCACAAAACAACCAGCCCCAGGTGGCCTTGGAATTTGTCCAAAATGATAGGTTGGTTCCAAATTATGTTTTCAATGAGGTAgcagattttgattttgatgagaaGATTATGTTTCAAGAAGGCTGCAGCTTTGATTCTCTTCTTGATGGGATACCTTGTGATCATCATCATAATCATGTAGTTGATGAGAAAAGCTTTGAGATAAATATGGCAGTAGAGGATGATATGACTCCATTGATGATGGATTTTGAAGTGAAGAAGGAGCTGGATTTAGTAGAGATGATCTCTCAAGCCAAAATGTAAAGGCTGTATCAGAGCCATGCATCAGGATCATATACATTTTGGGTAGATATTACTATAAGTTTACGTTTTCAAATTATATACAAAGAGAAGATTAAGCtcttgaaagaagaaaaaaaaaaacttgattGCATTACGTGTTATTATTCCAAAGTAAATGGTTAAGTAAGCTAATGGCAAGCAAAACCTAGGCAATATatgaaccaaagaaaaaaaaaaggcaacataaataataagaaaaaaagccAATAAATGTGTTAGggaatttaaaagttattgtCTGAACATTTATTTCACCTTCAATTGATATCTGAATTTATAAATGCACAAACGCTTTAGTATTGATTTTGGTcacaaattaaatctttttaatattattgtcagatattttatttatttaattcaagaAGAGAATTACattcttcaaaagaaaaaaagaaaaaaagagaattactAATGGAttcctttttatatttattatttaaaaaaattattggcAGGAAAGTCATTATTCCCAACAATATGGCTCGACAACAGATGGCTTCTTTTAAAGCACATTCCGTTCATTCCGCTCGCAACAATCCAAATAGTTATgtagataaaaaatattagacaTTCGTCTTTTGAAACCAATACTTTTGATGTCATTTGAGatacaataattttcttatgcCTATTATGAATCTGCACCCTCTGAGATCGATAAATCTTTTGGATTAATCAAAGAGATATAACTTTGTACTATAATTAGCTCAGCACCAATCAAGAATCCCCAAGGGATTCTAAGAATTCTTGGTTTATACTCTATTCAACCCCAACTCTCTTTTCTAGGTTTATCGATATTGAATCAATTGAACGCACTTGTAACACTTGTTTTACTTTTGGAAGAATCCCCAAGGAATTCTAAGAATTCTTGGTTTATACTCTATTTAACCCCAACTCTCTTTTCTAGGTTTATCGATATTGAATCAATTGAACGCACTTTTAACACTTGTTTTACTTTTGGAAGATCCTGAGTCCAGATcttgatttttcatatataaatgtaACTACTGTATCTCTTTCGTAAAGAATTTCTCTATAATAGCCATGGACAATTGCTTCCGGAGTGGCCAAATAAGGCTTAGCGGATCTTATTATTACAGAGCCAATGTGAATAATTATAACTGGACCCGATTTTATATGTGGTCCATTTTTTGCAAGACAtatattttcgtaaataaactTTCCCATACCACAATAATTatgatgaaaaaaatattaattcaaattGAATGGTTTCAAAACTAGCATGGATCGAGATTAACAACTCtcgagaaaaaaaaaaagccaacataaacaataagaataaaaGCCGATAAATGTGTCAGAGAATTTAAAGATTATTGTCTGAACATTTGTTTTCACCTTGATATCtgaattgaatttataaatggGGGGGAATTTTAGTATTGATTATGGTcacaaattaaatctttttaaaaatatcaagtttgtaaaagaaacaaaagaaaggttgtaaaagaaacaaaaaaaaaaaagtacattctcttcttctcagtttagtttatttataattttgtgtCGAGACAGACAACTAAGTGAACCCTAAAAGAACAGAATCTGCAAATTGCAGGACAGAGGCAGCCGCCAGGCCAAAAAATCCAATTCACCTATCGCCACCACTGACTTTTTCCCATTTGAC
This window harbors:
- the LOC8288994 gene encoding transcription factor MYB98 — translated: MELDDHKLIEKSVTQSMFLSGNYSNKPFMKNGFFFEAAPSSSSKGGFLQDFHNFDQFHANGSSLNPMFEVQTGSNFDSFDAFPYGSTTNMDLYDYECKPLADINNIGSGGHGQVMDNFQNGGHLLHLSPIDMVGSNKVQGHMSLNLQEMKPISFVVPDEVSSVTANNHEYPKNVGVNKNNRVSASTRKTWKARKKNNVVKGQWTIDEDRLLSQLVEQYGIRKWSHIAQMLPGRIGKQCRERWHNHLRPDIKKDVWSEEEDKVLIKAHAEIGNKWAEIAKRLPGRTENSIKNHWNATKRRQYSKRKCRSKYPRGSLLQDYIKSLNLDPCPGRSYNQGKSCATDHAIASDLNNTMKLAQNNQPQVALEFVQNDRLVPNYVFNEVADFDFDEKIMFQEGCSFDSLLDGIPCDHHHNHVVDEKSFEINMAVEDDMTPLMMDFEVKKELDLVEMISQAKM